A window from Salvia miltiorrhiza cultivar Shanhuang (shh) chromosome 2, IMPLAD_Smil_shh, whole genome shotgun sequence encodes these proteins:
- the LOC131010139 gene encoding uncharacterized protein LOC131010139, whose translation MAQFRQSGGNGSRNGVVTDHLPLSVRGGSRQFHHRRSKAPPPYKISIGFCVLILALILAISAFFYFVLQSKGMESNRHQTEDEDMSNDTDFLMDVTRIQRPRELKFGHGSVTHGRDSRYWDRDDRRRDEDYTEEEQERAQDGSVDKVHITVKKRDKVSSDDRSHASSDHHKNGLYNEAGRNELKMYEAEYEASLKSNEKSTDSDDHRNQHSQDTDGREHRALDEVDEYDDGIDLQDDQMEESDDTGNDYMDHSSATILHSSNREASLVHDTRKSKQHTDEEVDEASADLDGKESLSDSQQVKVNLISERASSAEGQPVKRLVPEKRSGSKKKSKRRKFSGSCEMKFLNASALIVEPIESRKFARFSLQYTEMEEKPTDDENWQPRFAGHQSLQEREASFIARDQKINCGFVKGPKGSSSTGFDLAEDDAKYISSCHIAVMSCIFGNSDRLRSPIGKAVSRMSRKNVCFVMFVDEVTLQTLSSEGQMPDTMGFVGLWKIVVVKNLPYTDMRRVGKIPKFLPHRLFSSARYSIWLDSKLRLQLDPMLILEYFLWRKGHEYAISNHYDRHCLWEEVAQNKKLNKYNHSVIDEQFAFYQADGMRRFNASDPGKLLPSNVPEGSFIVRAHTPMSNLFSCLWFNEVERFTPRDQLSFAYTYHKLRRTNREKPFYLNMFKDCERRKIAKLYHHRSEEKRNTPQHETG comes from the exons ATGGCTCAGTTCAGGCAATCCGGCGGCAATGGCTCGCGAAACGGCGTCGTCACGGATCACTTACCGCTCAGTGTCCGCGGCGGCTCCAGGCAGTTCCACCACCGGCGATCGAAGGCACCGCCGCCGTATAAGATCTCTATCGGATTCTGCGTTCTGATACTCGCTCTCATTCTGGCGATCTCCGCTTTTTTCTACTTCGTACTGCAGAGTAAAG GAATGGAAAGCAATAGACACCAGACTGAAGATGAAGACATGAGCAATGATACAGATTTTCTCATGGATGTGACACGAATACAAAGACCCAGGGAGCTTAAGTTTGGCCATGGATCTGTTACTCATGGTCGGGATTCACGGTACTGGGACAGGGATGATAGAAGAAGAGATGAAGACTATACTGAGGAGGAACAGGAGCGAGCCCAGGATGGCTCTGTGGATAAGGTTCACATTACAGTTAAAAAGAGAGACAAAGTATCTTCTGATGACCGGTCCCATGCTAGCTCGGATCACCATAAGAATGGTTTATACAATGAGGCTGGGCGCAATGAATTGAAAATGTACGAGGCTGAATATGAGGCTTCTTTAAAGAGCAATGAGAAGTCCACAGATTCAGATGATCATAGAAACCAGCACTCACAGGATACTGATGGGAGGGAACATAGAGCACTAGATGAGGTGGATGAATATGATGATGGTATTGACTTACAGGACGATCAAATGGAAGAAAGTGATGATACTGGTAATGATTACATGGACCACTCTAGTGCCACTATACTCCATAGCAGCAATAGGGAGGCCTCTCTTGTGCATGACACTAGAAAAAGTAAGCAGCATACCGATGAGGAGGTTGATGAAGCTTCTGCTGATTTAGATGGGAAGGAGTCTCTTTCAGACTCCCAGCAAGTTAAAGTTAACCTGATTTCTGAGAGGGCCAGTTCTGCGGAAGGTCAGCCTGTTAAGAGGCTTGTTCCTGAAAAGCGCTCGGGTTCAAAAAAGAAGTCGAAGCGTCGAAAATTTTCCG GTTCTTGTGAGATGAAATTTCTGAATGCATCTGCATTAATTGTGGAGCCTATAGAAAGTCGAAAATTTGCAAGATTTTCCTTGCAATATACAGAAATGGAAGAGAAGCCCACTGACGATGAAAATTGGCAACCTAGATTTGCTGGACATCAGAGTCTCCAAGAAAGGGAAGCATCTTTTATTGCCCGTGATCAGAAGATTAACTGTGGCTTTGTGAAAGGTCCTAAAGGGTCCTCAAGTACAGGTTTTGACTTAGCTGAAGATGATGCAAAATACATTAGCAGTTGCCACATTGCTGTCATGTCTTGCATTTTTGGTAATTCTGATCGCTTGAGATCACCAATTGGCAAAGCC GTCTCTCGTATGTCAAGGAAAAATGTATGCTTCGTCATGTTTGTTGATGAAGTGACTTTACAAACTCTTTCATCGGAAGGTCAAATGCCTGATACAATGGGCTTTGTTGGGTTGTGGAAGATTGTGGTGGTAAAGAATCTTCCTTACACAGATATGAGAAGAGTAGGGAAGATACCAAAATTTTTGCCACACCGACTTTTTTCTTCAGCCAG GTACTCAATTTGGCTGGACAGCAAACTTCGTCTTCAACTTGATCCCATGCTTATTTTGGAATATTTCTTGTGGAGAAAAGGTCACGAATATGCTATTTCGAATCACTATGATCGCCATTGTTTGTGGGAAGAGGTGGCCCAAAATAAGAAGCTCAACAAGTATAACCATAGCGTTATAGATGAACAGTTTGCATTCTATCAAGCAGATGGGATGAGAAGATTCAATGCATCAGATCCTGGCAAGCTTCTGCCAAGCA ATGTACCTGAAGGTTCTTTCATTGTTAGGGCTCACACACCAATGTCAAACTTGTTTTCCTGCCTTTGGTTTAACGAGGTTGAACGGTTTACTCCTCGTGACCAACTGAGTTTCGCCTATACATATCATAAACTGAGAAGGACTAATCGAGAGAAACCCTTTTATCTCAACATGTTCAAG GACTGCGAGAGGCGAAAGATTGCTAAACTGTACCATCACAGATCCGAGGAGAAGAGGAACACCCCCCAGCACGAGACAGGGTAG
- the LOC131009714 gene encoding uncharacterized protein LOC131009714 — protein sequence MATTQEADFSFPAAADSSPDSPPLWRRSATAPRREVEEEGFTLPSFQAFRFSRSVKERKCNEEDGEEKMDMLWEDLNEDRFAKTAQNSDVSSPRREVQMSCVRGLRLSRANGHIISHGKKTSILVFIKALKKVFLMHNSQRAIKKKPS from the coding sequence ATGGCCACCACACAGGAGGCCGACTTCAGCTTCCCCGCCGCCGCCGACTCGTCTCCCGACTCGCCGCCACTGTGGCGGCGGTCCGCCACCGCCCCCCGGCGCGAGGTGGAAGAAGAGGGATTCACCTTGCCGTCCTTTCAAGCATTCAGATTTTCAAGAAGCGTTAAGGAGAGAAAGTGCAACGAAGAAGACGGAGAAGAGAAGATGGATATGTTGTGGGAGGATTTGAACGAGGATCGATTTGCCAAAACCGCACAAAATTCGGACGTCTCTTCGCCTAGGAGAGAAGTGCAGATGAGCTGCGTGAGAGGTTTGCGGTTGTCCAGAGCAAATGGGCACATCATTTCTCATGGGAAGAAGACAAGCATTCTTGTGTTCATCAAAGCTTTGAAGAAGGTGTTTCTCATGCATAATTCACAACGTGCAATCAAGAAGAAGCCCTCTTAG